The following proteins are encoded in a genomic region of Desulfonatronum thiodismutans:
- a CDS encoding Na(+)/H(+) antiporter subunit D, producing MTSFFHPTIAFFGLGLVLLLLARTTVTWWRWLLPLAPILAIIAVFSATPGDHLHLRYLGLELSLGRLDGLSLIFANVFAIQALIGFIYAFHLKEIRHHVAAAVYVGGAFGCVFAGDYVTLFIFWEIMSVASTLLIWFNSKENPRAVGAGIRYFVIHTIGGLMMLAGILLRYQVVGDFTFTGIIPVDAQYYDWLIMLGFGVNAAFVIAHAWLPDAYPEATIPGAVFMSAFTTKTAVYVLARGFAGWEFLAWMGVAMALWGVFYATMENNARRILSYHIMSQVGYMVAGIGIGTAMTLNGTCAHAYAHILYKGLLFMSVGAVLYSAGTAKLNELGGLAGRLPLVMLAYVVAGLSISGMPIFNGFVSKTMTITGAFNDHQVLLGMLMEVAAVGTFLSVGLKLPYFAFWGGKPTYTKPLKPIPVNMYIAMGAAAVLCIAQGLYPDLLYRFLPYPGAYDFQPWSAWKVLMTLMLLGFTGLGFLLMRGVLKPHAQRNLDFETLYIYLGRAFLALVSWPLAKIDAIWSEVYERIGLVGLLFLGRITSWFDKMGIDFVLDNSAQGTRDTGGILTAVQTGRLQDYLALAIALASGIALLVWYLS from the coding sequence ATGACTAGTTTTTTTCATCCAACCATCGCCTTCTTCGGCCTGGGACTGGTCCTTTTGCTCCTGGCCCGGACCACCGTGACCTGGTGGCGCTGGCTGCTGCCTTTGGCCCCGATCCTGGCCATCATCGCCGTGTTCTCGGCCACTCCGGGCGATCATCTGCACCTGCGCTACCTGGGGCTGGAGCTCTCCCTGGGCCGCCTGGACGGGCTGTCCCTGATCTTTGCCAACGTCTTCGCCATCCAGGCCCTGATCGGCTTTATCTACGCCTTTCACCTCAAGGAGATTCGTCACCACGTGGCCGCCGCGGTGTACGTGGGCGGGGCCTTTGGCTGCGTCTTTGCCGGGGACTACGTGACGCTGTTCATCTTCTGGGAAATCATGAGCGTGGCCTCGACCCTGCTGATCTGGTTCAACTCCAAGGAGAACCCCAGAGCCGTGGGCGCGGGCATCCGCTACTTCGTGATCCACACCATCGGCGGATTGATGATGCTGGCCGGAATCCTTTTGCGCTACCAGGTCGTGGGCGACTTCACCTTTACCGGGATCATCCCGGTGGACGCCCAGTACTACGACTGGCTGATCATGCTCGGCTTCGGCGTCAACGCGGCCTTTGTCATCGCCCACGCCTGGCTGCCGGACGCCTACCCCGAGGCGACCATCCCCGGCGCGGTGTTCATGAGCGCCTTCACCACCAAGACCGCTGTCTACGTCCTGGCCCGGGGCTTCGCCGGGTGGGAATTCCTGGCCTGGATGGGCGTGGCCATGGCCCTGTGGGGCGTCTTCTACGCGACAATGGAAAACAACGCCCGCCGCATCCTCTCCTACCATATTATGTCCCAGGTGGGGTACATGGTCGCGGGCATCGGCATCGGTACGGCCATGACGCTCAACGGCACCTGCGCCCATGCCTACGCCCACATTCTCTATAAGGGACTGCTGTTCATGAGCGTGGGCGCGGTGCTCTACTCCGCCGGAACGGCCAAGCTCAACGAACTTGGCGGACTGGCCGGCCGACTGCCCCTGGTCATGCTGGCCTACGTGGTCGCGGGTCTGTCCATCTCTGGGATGCCCATCTTCAACGGCTTTGTCTCCAAGACCATGACCATCACCGGGGCTTTCAACGACCACCAAGTCCTCCTGGGCATGCTCATGGAAGTGGCCGCGGTGGGCACATTCCTGTCCGTGGGTCTGAAACTGCCCTACTTCGCCTTCTGGGGCGGCAAGCCGACGTACACCAAACCCCTCAAGCCCATTCCGGTGAACATGTACATCGCCATGGGCGCGGCGGCCGTGCTCTGCATCGCCCAGGGCCTGTACCCGGACCTGCTGTACCGCTTCCTGCCCTATCCCGGCGCGTACGACTTCCAGCCCTGGTCGGCCTGGAAGGTGCTGATGACCCTGATGCTGCTGGGCTTCACCGGCCTGGGCTTCCTGCTGATGCGCGGGGTGCTCAAGCCCCATGCCCAGCGCAACCTGGACTTCGAAACCCTGTACATCTACCTGGGCCGCGCCTTCCTGGCCCTGGTCAGTTGGCCCCTGGCCAAGATCGACGCCATCTGGAGCGAAGTCTATGAACGTATCGGCCTGGTGGGCCTGCTGTTCCTAGGCCGAATCACTTCCTGGTTCGACAAGATGGGCATCGATTTCGTCCTGGACAACAGCGCCCAAGGCACCCGGGACACCGGCGGCATCCTGACCGCGGTCCAAACCGGCCGCCTCCAGGACTACCTGGCTCTGGCCATCGCCCTGGCCTCGGGCATCGCCCTGCTGGTCTGGTATCTCTCCTAA
- a CDS encoding monovalent cation/H+ antiporter subunit D family protein codes for MPEILVSAKILIPLLITLIAPLGIVLARHNPNNREAVSFAAGILTFATVLSFVPDVLDGKIWTYTLFTLIPGVTVKFGVDGLSLIFALVASFLWILATSYNIGYMRSLNEHAQTRYYFCFAVAIFGALGVAFSANIFTLYLFYEVITLFTYPLVAHHQDDTSFAGARKYLVYLMGTSKLFLLPAMIMTYVLAGSLDFNLTDVVHGIFPADANPVAVTVTYVLFIAGLAKAAIMPLHNWLPSAMVAPTPVSALLHAVAVVKAGVFCVCRIILSAFGLETMDVLYLGIPTAYLAAFTIVVASCIALTKDDLKARLAYSTVSQLSYVILGVALLTPMAVMGGTTHIAHHAFAKITLFFGAGAIYVATHVKKISLLSGMGRRMPWTFGAFSLAALSMIGAPPVSGFVTKWYLANGALDAGQIVILIALMASTVLNASYFGPIIYKAFFEAPAPGVRLEDYKEAPLTMVVPLFLTALISIFLGLYPDTFMGFIKAMAQF; via the coding sequence ATGCCCGAGATATTGGTCAGCGCCAAAATCCTCATTCCCCTGCTCATCACCCTGATCGCGCCCCTGGGCATCGTCCTGGCCCGACACAACCCCAACAACCGGGAGGCGGTGTCCTTTGCCGCGGGCATTCTGACCTTCGCCACGGTGCTGTCCTTTGTGCCGGACGTACTTGACGGCAAGATATGGACCTACACCCTGTTCACCCTGATCCCCGGGGTCACGGTCAAGTTCGGCGTGGACGGCCTGTCCCTGATCTTCGCCCTGGTGGCCTCGTTTCTCTGGATCTTGGCCACCAGCTACAACATCGGGTACATGCGTTCGCTGAACGAACACGCCCAGACCCGCTACTACTTCTGCTTCGCGGTAGCCATCTTCGGAGCCTTGGGCGTGGCCTTCAGCGCGAACATCTTTACGCTGTACCTGTTCTACGAAGTCATCACCCTGTTCACCTACCCGCTGGTGGCCCACCACCAGGACGACACCTCCTTTGCCGGAGCCCGCAAGTACCTGGTCTACCTGATGGGTACCTCCAAGCTGTTCCTGCTCCCGGCCATGATCATGACCTACGTGCTGGCCGGCAGCCTGGACTTCAACCTGACCGACGTGGTCCACGGCATCTTCCCCGCGGACGCCAACCCCGTCGCGGTGACCGTGACCTACGTGCTGTTCATCGCCGGTCTGGCCAAGGCCGCGATCATGCCGCTGCACAACTGGCTGCCCTCGGCCATGGTCGCGCCCACCCCGGTCTCGGCCCTGCTGCACGCCGTGGCCGTGGTCAAGGCCGGGGTGTTCTGCGTCTGTCGGATCATCCTTTCGGCCTTTGGCCTGGAAACCATGGACGTGCTCTACCTGGGCATTCCCACGGCCTACCTGGCCGCGTTCACCATTGTCGTGGCCTCGTGCATCGCCCTGACCAAGGACGACCTCAAGGCCCGGCTGGCCTATTCCACGGTCAGCCAGCTGTCCTACGTGATCCTGGGCGTGGCCCTGCTCACGCCCATGGCCGTGATGGGCGGCACCACGCACATCGCCCACCACGCCTTTGCCAAGATTACGCTATTTTTCGGCGCCGGCGCGATCTATGTGGCCACGCACGTCAAGAAGATCAGCCTGCTTTCCGGCATGGGCCGACGGATGCCCTGGACCTTCGGGGCCTTTTCCCTGGCTGCCCTGAGCATGATCGGCGCGCCTCCGGTCAGCGGCTTCGTGACCAAATGGTACCTGGCCAACGGGGCCCTGGACGCCGGGCAGATCGTGATCCTGATCGCCCTGATGGCCAGCACCGTGCTCAATGCCAGCTATTTCGGCCCGATCATCTACAAGGCCTTTTTCGAGGCCCCGGCCCCGGGCGTCCGGCTGGAAGACTACAAGGAAGCCCCCCTGACCATGGTCGTGCCCCTGTTCCTCACCGCCCTGATCTCCATCTTCCTGGGTTTGTACCCGGATACCTTCATGGGCTTCATCAAGGCCATGGCCCAGTTCTAG
- the nuoK gene encoding NADH-quinone oxidoreductase subunit NuoK, whose amino-acid sequence MTALTMFQLVSLLLLALGLFGVIWRRSLVGMLISVELMLNGAGLSIVASGQLTDASGTVGHAAALFVMGLAAAEAALVLAIIIVVAKRYGHIESARLRTLRG is encoded by the coding sequence ATGACGGCGCTTACCATGTTTCAACTGGTCAGTTTGCTTTTGCTGGCCTTGGGCCTGTTCGGCGTGATCTGGCGGCGCAGCCTGGTGGGCATGCTGATCAGCGTGGAGCTGATGCTCAACGGTGCGGGCCTAAGCATCGTGGCCTCGGGCCAGCTCACCGACGCCTCGGGCACCGTGGGCCATGCCGCGGCCCTGTTCGTGATGGGTCTGGCCGCGGCCGAAGCGGCCCTGGTTCTGGCGATCATCATTGTCGTGGCCAAGCGCTACGGCCACATTGAAAGCGCGCGCCTGCGCACCCTGCGAGGCTAA
- a CDS encoding NADH-quinone oxidoreductase subunit J family protein, with amino-acid sequence MQTLAYVTFGVYVLIILFGGLLAVFSRNLVRALVGLVLTLFGVAGCYLLMAAPFMALMQILIYVATVSIMIFFAIMLTKPPVGGEEQSGRPWWVGAGCVVAALAPTMLIARVLRWQPLASHEHPTEIVLIDLGRTFIEPYFLAFELISVVLTVAMAGAVLLAFERRQGQ; translated from the coding sequence ATGCAAACACTGGCATATGTAACTTTCGGCGTCTACGTGCTGATCATTTTGTTCGGCGGCCTGCTGGCTGTCTTCAGCCGCAACCTGGTCCGTGCCCTCGTCGGCCTGGTGCTGACGCTGTTCGGGGTGGCGGGGTGTTATTTGCTGATGGCCGCGCCGTTCATGGCCTTGATGCAGATTCTGATCTACGTGGCCACGGTAAGCATCATGATCTTTTTCGCGATCATGCTCACCAAGCCGCCGGTAGGCGGGGAGGAGCAGTCGGGTCGGCCCTGGTGGGTGGGCGCTGGATGCGTGGTCGCGGCCCTGGCTCCGACCATGCTCATCGCCCGGGTGCTACGCTGGCAGCCTCTGGCTTCCCATGAACATCCCACGGAGATCGTGCTCATAGACCTGGGCCGGACGTTCATCGAACCCTACTTCCTGGCCTTTGAATTGATTTCCGTGGTCCTGACCGTAGCCATGGCCGGAGCGGTGCTCCTGGCTTTTGAAAGGAGACAAGGCCAATGA
- a CDS encoding 4Fe-4S binding protein: MTMFQEIRKAIQGLWSLLVGLKITGHAFFQKQSTVHYPRKTVPNLATYRGHIELVGREDAPGTPKCISCYKCAVGCPSNCISLSCPEDQPSAKTRAQVVPDPLGQDPAFRLTPFKVPPPEGVGAPSKRTPATFHLDYNYCSLCGLCVQNCPVDSLRFSEDVYLAGFTKQEFEYDLLTRLRGQAGNS; this comes from the coding sequence ATGACCATGTTCCAAGAAATCCGCAAGGCGATCCAAGGGCTCTGGAGCCTGTTGGTCGGTTTGAAAATCACCGGACATGCCTTTTTCCAAAAACAGTCCACGGTGCATTATCCCCGCAAGACCGTTCCGAACCTGGCCACCTATCGAGGACATATCGAACTGGTCGGCCGGGAGGACGCCCCGGGAACCCCCAAGTGCATCTCCTGCTACAAGTGCGCGGTCGGCTGTCCGTCGAACTGCATCTCCCTATCCTGTCCAGAGGATCAGCCCTCGGCCAAGACCAGAGCCCAGGTTGTTCCGGACCCCTTGGGCCAGGATCCTGCTTTTCGGCTGACCCCGTTCAAGGTTCCGCCTCCGGAAGGTGTCGGTGCTCCGTCCAAGCGCACTCCGGCGACTTTTCACCTGGACTACAACTATTGCAGTCTGTGCGGCCTGTGCGTGCAAAACTGTCCCGTGGACTCCCTGCGTTTTTCCGAGGACGTCTATCTGGCCGGATTTACGAAACAGGAGTTCGAATATGACCTGCTGACCCGACTTCGCGGCCAGGCTGGAAATTCCTGA
- the nuoH gene encoding NADH-quinone oxidoreductase subunit NuoH: MTPPFGIPVELFAIFLALALLAGFVGLNGLVLVYLERKVAGHIQRRPGPFEVGPHGLLQPLADALKLVGKQLITPRGADKWLFWTAPIISFAPVFVLFLPIPFGPILTAMELDLGLLLILAFAGINVLALCLAGWSSENKWSLLGAARAVAQSVAYEIPLLLAVLAIAFQYGSLNLSTIVSGQGAWPWQWNIMVQPLAFFIYFVCALAETNRAPFDLPEAESELTAGFHTEYSGMGFGIFFLAEYANMIVVCSVATALFLGGWHGPVASGVWWFLAKVYLLLLVMMWFRWTYPRVRFDQLLNLSWKWLLPLALVNLIVTLVLVKL, from the coding sequence ATGACTCCTCCCTTTGGCATTCCCGTTGAACTGTTCGCCATCTTTCTGGCCCTGGCCCTGCTGGCCGGGTTCGTGGGCCTCAACGGCCTGGTCCTGGTCTACCTGGAGCGGAAAGTCGCCGGGCACATTCAGCGTCGGCCCGGCCCCTTCGAGGTCGGTCCCCACGGCCTGCTCCAGCCCCTGGCCGACGCCCTGAAGCTGGTGGGCAAGCAGTTGATCACCCCCCGGGGTGCTGACAAATGGCTGTTCTGGACCGCGCCGATCATCTCCTTCGCCCCGGTCTTCGTCCTGTTCCTGCCCATTCCCTTCGGCCCGATCCTCACGGCCATGGAGCTGGACCTGGGATTGCTGCTGATCCTGGCCTTCGCCGGAATCAACGTCCTGGCCCTGTGTCTGGCCGGATGGAGTTCGGAGAACAAATGGTCGCTCCTGGGCGCGGCCCGGGCCGTGGCCCAGTCCGTGGCCTATGAGATTCCGCTGCTGCTGGCCGTGCTGGCCATTGCCTTTCAATACGGTTCCCTGAACCTGTCCACCATTGTCTCCGGACAGGGCGCCTGGCCCTGGCAGTGGAACATCATGGTCCAGCCACTGGCTTTTTTCATCTACTTCGTTTGCGCCCTGGCCGAGACCAACCGCGCCCCCTTTGACCTACCCGAGGCGGAGAGCGAGCTGACCGCCGGGTTTCACACCGAATACTCGGGCATGGGCTTCGGCATCTTCTTCCTGGCCGAATACGCGAACATGATCGTGGTCTGCTCCGTAGCCACGGCCCTGTTCCTGGGCGGATGGCACGGCCCCGTGGCCTCGGGCGTGTGGTGGTTCCTGGCTAAGGTCTATCTGCTGTTGCTGGTGATGATGTGGTTCCGCTGGACCTACCCACGGGTGCGTTTCGACCAGCTCCTGAACCTGAGTTGGAAGTGGCTCCTGCCCCTGGCTCTGGTCAACCTGATCGTGACCCTCGTTCTTGTAAAACTTTGA
- a CDS encoding NADH-quinone oxidoreductase subunit D gives MLFDTQPHQQDGDFYTRSFQTEAKEGNLILNMGPQHPSTHGVLRIIVELEGEYVRRAEPVLGYIHRMQEKMGEVKTWQQYLPNMGRVDYLHALAWNWGYVGAVERLIGLEVPERAEFIRVITCELNRINSHLLWWGAYLLDLGAFTPIMYAFADREEVMDMLQIVTGSRLTYCYYRIGGVSNDITPEFIDQLKRFCTHFKARLPLFRDLVTDNMILRYRTEGIGHMSLDVIQRYGATGPVIRGSGEPYDIRRVEPYSVYDRFDFDIPVFHEADAFARYMVRMHEMEQSVRIIEQALEQLPDGPVMNPKAPLQLASPPGEAYFAVESARGKVGVYVVSDGGPKPYRVKLRAPSFSNLHLFAEVSKGVLLSDAVSILGSLDLVIPEIDR, from the coding sequence ATGCTTTTTGACACCCAGCCCCATCAGCAGGACGGCGACTTCTACACCCGGTCTTTCCAGACCGAGGCCAAGGAAGGCAACCTGATCCTGAACATGGGCCCGCAGCATCCCTCCACCCACGGCGTGCTGCGGATCATCGTGGAACTGGAAGGCGAATACGTCCGCCGTGCCGAACCCGTCCTGGGCTACATCCACCGGATGCAGGAAAAAATGGGCGAGGTGAAGACATGGCAGCAGTACCTGCCCAACATGGGCCGGGTGGATTACCTGCACGCCCTGGCCTGGAACTGGGGCTACGTAGGGGCCGTGGAACGCCTGATCGGCCTGGAGGTTCCGGAACGGGCCGAATTCATCCGGGTGATCACCTGCGAGTTGAACCGGATCAACTCGCATCTGCTTTGGTGGGGCGCCTACCTGCTGGACCTGGGCGCATTCACCCCGATCATGTACGCCTTCGCCGACCGGGAAGAAGTCATGGACATGCTCCAGATCGTCACCGGTTCACGGCTGACATACTGCTATTACCGCATCGGCGGCGTCAGCAATGACATCACACCGGAATTCATCGACCAGCTCAAACGGTTCTGTACGCACTTCAAGGCCCGTTTGCCCCTGTTCCGGGACCTGGTCACGGACAACATGATCCTGCGCTACCGGACCGAAGGCATTGGGCACATGTCCCTGGACGTAATCCAGCGTTACGGGGCCACCGGCCCGGTTATCCGAGGTTCCGGAGAACCCTACGACATACGCCGGGTCGAACCGTATTCGGTTTACGACCGGTTTGACTTCGATATCCCTGTTTTCCATGAGGCTGATGCCTTCGCCCGCTACATGGTCCGGATGCACGAGATGGAGCAGAGCGTCCGAATCATTGAGCAGGCCCTGGAACAGCTCCCGGATGGTCCGGTGATGAACCCCAAGGCCCCGCTACAGCTGGCCTCGCCACCCGGTGAAGCCTATTTCGCCGTGGAAAGCGCCCGGGGCAAGGTCGGGGTCTACGTGGTCAGCGACGGCGGCCCTAAGCCGTACCGGGTCAAGTTGCGCGCCCCCAGCTTCTCCAATCTGCACCTTTTCGCCGAGGTCTCCAAGGGCGTGCTTCTGTCGGACGCCGTGTCCATCCTGGGCAGCCTTGACCTGGTCATCCCGGAAATCGACAGGTGA
- a CDS encoding NADH-quinone oxidoreductase subunit C → MNLEWLKDCNPLALAETSAWGEGKTVSVLITSDSLLRAAQVLKDKGLFLDFMTALDVQEGFFLNYLFCSWKTPLRIVLRVQISHDDPRVPSLAGIHSGADWHERECRDFFGVLFVDHPNLDPLLLPPEMELRPLLKKSAQRKPLTAIMPLEQVVPASAGVQDRLFVATRTETA, encoded by the coding sequence ATGAACCTGGAATGGTTGAAGGATTGCAACCCGTTGGCCCTCGCCGAGACCTCGGCCTGGGGCGAGGGAAAGACCGTATCCGTGCTCATCACGTCGGACTCGTTGCTCAGGGCCGCCCAAGTCCTGAAAGACAAGGGCCTTTTTCTCGACTTCATGACCGCCCTGGATGTTCAGGAAGGTTTTTTCCTGAATTATCTGTTCTGCTCCTGGAAAACCCCTCTCCGGATCGTTTTGCGCGTCCAGATTTCCCATGATGACCCACGGGTCCCCTCCCTGGCCGGGATTCATTCCGGCGCGGACTGGCACGAACGGGAATGCCGTGATTTTTTCGGCGTCCTGTTCGTTGACCATCCCAACCTGGACCCGTTGCTCCTCCCCCCGGAAATGGAATTGCGGCCACTGCTCAAGAAGTCGGCCCAACGCAAGCCCCTGACCGCCATCATGCCCTTGGAGCAGGTCGTTCCCGCATCTGCCGGGGTTCAAGATCGTTTATTCGTCGCGACCCGGACGGAAACCGCCTGA
- a CDS encoding NADH-quinone oxidoreductase subunit B, translating to MAETGFSLKPAALDQDPPLLNFALPNKVVDLCRSMSLWPMTFGLACCAIEMMAVGMARFDVARYGAEVFRPSPRQSDLMIVAGTVSLKMAPALVRLYEQMPSPKWVIAMGNCAISGGPFAYEDQYAIVEGVDKLVPVDVFVPGCPPRPEGLLEGIFKLQEKITGRRWWPLPQEAEA from the coding sequence ATGGCCGAGACGGGTTTCTCTTTAAAGCCAGCGGCGCTGGATCAGGATCCACCGCTGCTGAATTTCGCATTGCCCAACAAGGTGGTGGATCTGTGCCGCTCCATGTCCCTCTGGCCCATGACCTTCGGCCTGGCCTGCTGCGCCATTGAAATGATGGCCGTGGGCATGGCTCGCTTTGACGTGGCCCGCTACGGAGCGGAGGTCTTTCGTCCTTCACCGCGCCAATCCGACCTGATGATCGTGGCCGGGACCGTGTCCCTGAAAATGGCCCCGGCTCTTGTCCGACTCTACGAGCAGATGCCCTCGCCCAAGTGGGTCATCGCCATGGGCAACTGCGCTATTTCCGGCGGCCCCTTCGCCTATGAGGATCAGTACGCCATCGTCGAAGGCGTGGACAAACTCGTCCCTGTAGACGTCTTCGTCCCCGGCTGTCCGCCTCGTCCGGAAGGATTGCTGGAAGGCATCTTCAAGCTCCAGGAAAAGATCACCGGTCGTCGTTGGTGGCCCCTGCCCCAGGAGGCCGAGGCATGA
- a CDS encoding NADH-quinone oxidoreductase subunit A translates to MVFTWFHFALLLFLIAGILFAAVPLLVSRLIAPRYKGGDLSMPYECGLPPHGSAWTRFGVNYYFYALIFLAFEVDILYLFPVATFYPHSDGWVPLVKLLIFLFILGISVIYFWRKGVFTWPRRVSL, encoded by the coding sequence ATGGTTTTTACTTGGTTTCACTTCGCTCTATTGCTCTTTCTTATCGCCGGGATTCTGTTCGCCGCCGTTCCGTTACTTGTATCCCGCCTCATCGCCCCCCGCTATAAAGGCGGGGATCTGTCCATGCCCTATGAATGCGGCTTGCCGCCCCACGGTTCCGCATGGACCAGGTTCGGGGTCAACTACTATTTCTACGCTCTGATCTTTTTAGCTTTCGAAGTAGACATTTTGTACCTGTTCCCCGTTGCAACCTTCTACCCGCACAGCGACGGCTGGGTGCCTCTGGTCAAGTTACTCATCTTCCTCTTCATCCTTGGCATTTCCGTGATCTATTTTTGGCGCAAAGGAGTTTTTACATGGCCGAGACGGGTTTCTCTTTAA
- a CDS encoding molybdopterin-dependent oxidoreductase has product MAKEKVFSVCGMCTVRCPIQVDVEDGECTYIQGNPHAPGLQGALCARGGAGLALLNDAERPQFPMIRQGERGEGKWKRVTWDEALDYVAEKIKAVTDAHGGKGVLWSDRGGPFIDLHQAFMRGLGSPNYCNHDSACARNVQHAAQSVFGFGRKAVVYDYKNAKHIVLQTRNLFEAINVKEVNDTMDALDNGCKLTVIDIRGTVSASKASRFFMVRPGTDYAFNLAVIHEILNKQLFDAEYASRFIQDLDALRAFTAQYTPEWAETETGVSAKELRVFVRELAAASPSVIWHPGWMNARYSDSFYMSRTAYIINALLGSIGAKGGLPIAATPKDVGRKGLKKLVDLYPKPEDKRADGVGWKYPHFDAGPGLLHLAFKAIETEEPYPVKAYIAYRHDPLMAYPDPEALKKVFDKLDLMVSVTFSWSDTAWYSDVVLPLSTYLERESILAGKGGLKPSMFVRHRAVPPRFETKADWEILGGLAKRLGMDKLAFDSIEDIWAYQLDGTGVKIEDFQAKGSVSLADKPKYFTPDEYAFKTPSKKIEMVNQKWEKQGLPSLKPYVSPEKPGEGQFRITFGRCGVHTQGHTVNNTILAGQMSENVLWMNNETAKAMGIAEGQTVEVAANGYSGKIKTFLTEFIHPEAVFMIHGFGHTLPVESRARGKGVADHMLMPGGIEKWDPAGGAIAMQEHFVTVRKV; this is encoded by the coding sequence ATGGCCAAGGAAAAAGTTTTCAGTGTTTGCGGAATGTGCACGGTCCGCTGTCCCATCCAGGTGGACGTGGAGGACGGTGAGTGTACATACATCCAGGGTAATCCCCATGCGCCGGGCTTGCAGGGAGCCTTGTGCGCACGCGGCGGGGCGGGGCTGGCCTTGCTCAATGACGCCGAGCGACCGCAGTTCCCTATGATCCGCCAAGGCGAGCGCGGTGAGGGCAAGTGGAAACGGGTGACTTGGGACGAGGCCCTGGATTACGTCGCCGAAAAGATCAAGGCGGTGACGGACGCGCACGGTGGAAAAGGCGTGCTCTGGAGCGACCGAGGCGGGCCGTTCATTGATCTGCACCAAGCCTTCATGCGCGGCCTGGGCTCCCCCAACTACTGCAACCACGACTCGGCCTGCGCCCGCAACGTGCAGCACGCGGCCCAATCCGTGTTCGGCTTCGGTCGCAAGGCCGTGGTCTACGACTACAAGAACGCCAAGCATATCGTCCTGCAAACCCGGAATTTGTTTGAGGCCATCAATGTCAAGGAAGTCAACGACACCATGGACGCCTTGGACAATGGCTGCAAATTGACCGTCATCGACATTCGGGGAACCGTTTCCGCAAGCAAGGCCAGCCGGTTCTTCATGGTTCGTCCGGGTACGGACTACGCATTCAACTTGGCGGTTATCCACGAAATTTTGAATAAACAGCTCTTCGACGCGGAGTACGCCTCCCGGTTCATCCAGGATCTGGACGCGCTTCGGGCCTTCACCGCCCAGTACACTCCGGAGTGGGCCGAGACTGAAACCGGAGTGTCGGCAAAGGAACTACGCGTCTTCGTCCGGGAACTGGCCGCGGCCAGCCCTTCGGTGATCTGGCATCCCGGCTGGATGAACGCCCGCTACTCCGACTCCTTCTACATGTCCCGCACCGCCTACATCATCAACGCGCTGCTGGGCTCCATCGGGGCCAAGGGCGGGCTGCCCATCGCGGCCACGCCCAAGGATGTCGGCCGCAAAGGGTTGAAAAAGCTTGTTGATCTTTATCCCAAACCCGAAGACAAACGCGCGGACGGCGTGGGCTGGAAGTATCCGCATTTCGATGCGGGCCCTGGGCTGCTGCATCTGGCCTTCAAGGCCATCGAGACCGAGGAGCCCTACCCGGTCAAGGCCTACATCGCCTACCGTCACGACCCACTGATGGCCTATCCGGACCCCGAGGCCTTGAAGAAGGTCTTCGACAAGCTGGATCTGATGGTTTCCGTGACCTTCAGTTGGTCGGACACGGCTTGGTATTCCGATGTGGTCCTGCCGCTGTCCACCTACCTGGAGCGGGAAAGCATCCTGGCCGGCAAGGGCGGGCTGAAGCCGTCCATGTTCGTCCGCCATCGTGCGGTACCTCCTCGTTTTGAAACCAAGGCGGATTGGGAGATACTGGGAGGACTGGCCAAGCGCCTGGGCATGGACAAGCTGGCTTTTGACTCCATCGAAGACATCTGGGCCTATCAGTTGGACGGCACCGGCGTGAAAATTGAGGATTTCCAGGCCAAGGGCTCGGTTTCCCTGGCTGACAAGCCCAAGTACTTCACCCCGGACGAGTACGCCTTCAAGACGCCGTCCAAGAAGATCGAAATGGTCAACCAGAAGTGGGAAAAGCAGGGCCTTCCCTCGCTCAAACCCTACGTCAGCCCGGAAAAGCCGGGAGAAGGTCAGTTCAGGATCACGTTCGGGCGTTGCGGCGTGCATACCCAGGGCCATACCGTGAACAACACGATTCTGGCTGGTCAGATGTCGGAGAACGTGCTCTGGATGAACAATGAGACAGCCAAGGCCATGGGCATCGCCGAAGGCCAGACCGTGGAAGTCGCGGCCAACGGCTATTCCGGAAAGATCAAAACCTTCCTGACCGAGTTTATCCACCCCGAAGCCGTGTTCATGATTCACGGGTTCGGGCATACTCTCCCGGTGGAGAGCCGGGCCAGAGGCAAAGGCGTGGCGGACCACATGCTGATGCCAGGCGGCATCGAAAAATGGGACCCGGCCGGTGGAGCCATCGCCATGCAGGAGCACTTCGTCACGGTGCGCAAGGTCTGA